Within Thermococcus celericrescens, the genomic segment AAAGAAGGAGGTGAGCTCATGTCGTTCTCCTTTATCTTCTTTGGCTGGGAGGAGGCTCTCAGGGGTGAGGTGTCTGCGGATGCTCTAACCATTGCCATCAAGCACGGGGATGAGATTATACCCTTGGGCAACTGCTTTACCAAAGACGCGGTTGGTGACGTCCATTATGACGCCGCCCTTCACCATCTTGGCAAAACCGCGCTTCAGCCTCTCGGTGCCCTTAGCTTCAATAACGGCCAGCTTTCCCATTCCGATCACCTTTTCAAGTTTTTACTTGCAATAATTTCAAGGCAAAACTTGAATATAAACCTTGTCCCCCTCAGGTGCCCCGTTTGTTGGGGTTGTATTTTTCTGAACTTTTGAAAGTTTGATTTAAATTCTATCATCATGAGCTTGTTAAACTTTGCACAGTAAACTTTTTAAGGTTCTGGCGTAATTATCCAGTGCACATATCTGGGGGTCCGGCAGGTGTGGAAGAAAATCCTTGCCCTGCTCTTCGGGGTTTTGATTTTGGGATTGGCGTTCAGCGGTGCGAGCGCTACAGCGAGTCTCGTTAATGGAACGGTGAACGGCACCGTAACGGTTCCGCAGGAGTTCAGTCCGGAAAAAAAGGCCAGGAGATGAGGTCCAGCCCCAGGCTGTTCCGGGAATTGTCCTGATAATAGGTGCAATCCTCGTGGACAATGCGTTAAGTCTTGCTATCGAACATTACGTCTCTCCTGAGGCAGCAATGGCGTATGATGCACTATCCACTATTCTTGCTCCAGATCCAACAGACATCGTTCGCGGTGGGAAATGGGGGATCAAGATACTCGCGAAGGACGGGGACGAAATATCCAGATTTTCAATGGGCATCGTAAAGGACTACCTGGGACGTAAAATAATGGTTAGGGAATTCACGAAAGTCAGCAGAGAAAACGCCAGGTGGGTCGTAAATGAACTGGGCAAGCAGTACCTCGAGGAGATAGGCGAGAAATACGTAAAAAGGCGTGGCATGGACTTTGATGAGGTTGTTAATAGCCTCAAAAGGATCAGGAGGTGGTTAACTAACAAGAATGCATTTAAGGAGGTTATTCGCCGAGACTGGGACGTTGAGAAGCTTGAAGAAGTACTTAACGATGCAAGCAGCGTTAAACACGGAGGGCGCGAGATTATCAGCAAGATTAATCAGGAATTAGCGAGAGGCCAAATTAAGTCAGGAGCCCTTTATGAGGCTGAGGTCGTCAGCCACCTCAAGAGGAACGGGTGGACGATAAGGGAAGTCGAGAAGAGAGTGATAACATCAATTGATAAAAACACTGAGATTGACATAATCGCGGAGAAGGGGTCGGAGACCGTGCTGATAGAGTGCAAGAGAAACGCACATAAAATAAGCGAGGAACAGCTTGCAAAGTACGCTGAGTACGCCATCAATAAGGGAATCAGAAAGATTGAGGTGTACTATGCTGGAGGCATTGA encodes:
- a CDS encoding YraN family protein: MDNALSLAIEHYVSPEAAMAYDALSTILAPDPTDIVRGGKWGIKILAKDGDEISRFSMGIVKDYLGRKIMVREFTKVSRENARWVVNELGKQYLEEIGEKYVKRRGMDFDEVVNSLKRIRRWLTNKNAFKEVIRRDWDVEKLEEVLNDASSVKHGGREIISKINQELARGQIKSGALYEAEVVSHLKRNGWTIREVEKRVITSIDKNTEIDIIAEKGSETVLIECKRNAHKISEEQLAKYAEYAINKGIRKIEVYYAGGIENIRDYYYYTQYLPKEIKSRFGVDVEVRYLASEFD